One segment of Argiope bruennichi chromosome 11, qqArgBrue1.1, whole genome shotgun sequence DNA contains the following:
- the LOC129957146 gene encoding vacuolar protein sorting-associated protein 33B-like produces the protein MTSKLNLLSTIIKQASADKLFNLLNSIDGNKDLVLDKELICSLDYIASFSQLKTCKVEKVFKLEPGAAPGRTEKCVYLIKPTIQNTKIIADHISASRSIDSNKRFWIINVPRKLFACETVLEREGVYGHVKQMELPLGFLCLDRDLFSLELPDFFNSFYIKGDLTYVHTAAMALVQLCKICGPLPKIFGQGKCAKMVIDLMNLIMKETTFDSSGSDKLSHLVILDRDIDYVSVLLSQLTYEGMLDEFFGINSGRIIFPKEVTAKEESIKVVLNSSDVVFSEIRNNYFASVFSLLRDKAKELQAKSETSSMSLGDIKKFVTQEMKNIRQQHTSLSLHIGACEVILNTKSEENFQERLRIERDILEGQNLRECLTYTEDVINRQDSYSSALRLMCLLSISQDGLLSADYESLAIQFRQSYGCKYVSTLYKLKKLGLLLDQAPLLPPSSVRSSKITEVATNKATKIAEKVATAVAFPKYSSFRAISKKFNLIPSEEQSIDLKNPTDMSYVFGGTYVPLVGKITEQIVVHGTLKNLEENMKLLPGSTLINYKADKDTGYVIPTKDIASKTVFVYVLGGITFAEVAALRLLGQLHGCKILIGTTSFISGNSLLKSLSPVDES, from the exons atgacttcaaaattaaatttgttgagtACAATTATAAAGCAAGCTTCAGCCGACAAATTATTTAATCTGTTAAATTCT attgatGGAAATAAAGATTTAGTACTTGATAAAGAATTGATATGTTCTTTGGATTACATAGCCAGTTTTAGCCAGCTAAAG actTGCAAAGTTGAGAAAGTTTTCAAATTGGAACCTGGGGCTGCTCCTGGTCGCACtgagaa ATGTGTATATCTCATAAAGCCTACAATACAAAATACTAAAATCATTGCTGACCATATCAGTGCAAGCAGAAGTATAGATAGTAATAAAAGATTTTGGATAATTAATGTACCAAGGAag ctTTTTGCTTGTGAAACAGTGCTCGAAAGAGAAGGAGTCTATGGTCATGTTAAGCAGATGGAACTACCTTTGGGTTTCTTGTGCCTTGACAGAGATTTATTTTCTCTTGAGTTACcagatttctttaattctttctataTA AAAGGAGATCTCACCTATGTACATACTGCTGCAATGGCCTTAGTTCAGTTATGTAAGATTTGTGGACCATTACCGAAAATATTTGGTCAGGGAAAATGTGCAAag ATGGTGATTGATTTGATGAATCTCATAATGAAAGAAACAACTTTTGACTCTAGTGGATCAGATAAATTATCTCATCTAGTTATTTTAGACCGAG atatagattatgTCTCTGTACTTTTATCTCAACTTACCTATGAAGGAATGCTGGAcgaattttttggaattaatagtg GTCGCATAATATTTCCAAAGGAAGTGACTGCAAAAGAGGAATCAATAAAAGTTGTACTGAATAGCAGTGATGTC GTGTTCAGTGAAATAAGAAATAACTACTTTGCTAGTGTATTTAGCTTGTTGCGAGACAAAGCAAAAGAACTTCAAGCTAAAAGT GAAACCTCATCAATGTCTCTTGGTGATATAAAAAAGTTTGTTAcccaagaaatgaaaaatattcgacAACAGCACACTTCTCTTTCCTTGc acattggAGCTtgtgaagttattttaaatacaaaaagtgaagaaaattttcaagaaCGCTTAAGAATAGAGCGTG ATATTTTAGAAGGTCAAAATTTAAGAGAATGTCTTACCTATACTGAAGATGTTATCAATAGACAA GATAGCTACTCCAGTGCCTTAAGATTGATGTGTCTTCTTTCTATTTCACAAGATGGCTTATTATCTGCTGATTATGAATCACTAGCAATTCAGTTTCGTCAG AGTTATGGCTGTAAATATGTATCAACTCTATACAAGTTGAAGAAACTTGGCCTGCTGTTAGACCAAGCACCACTACTGCCACCCAGCAGTGTAAGATCTAGCAAAATAACAGAAGTAGCCACTAACAAAGCTACTAAAATTGCTGAGAAAGTTGCCACTGCTGTTGCATTTCCCAAATATAGCTCATTTAGAgcaatttctaagaaatttaatttg atacctTCAGAAGAACAGAGCATTGATCTGAAAAATCCAACTGATATGAGTTATGTCTTTGGTGGAACATATGTGCCATTAGTTGGAAAAATAACAGAACAA attgttGTTCATGGCACACTAAAGAATCTCGAAGAAAATATGAAGCTTTTACCAGGTTccactttaataaattataaggCAGACAAAG atactGGATATGTCATTCCTACTAAAGACATTGCTTCgaaaactgtttttgtttatgttttggGTGGTATTACTTTTGCTGAAGTGGCAGCATTAAGACTGTTAGGACAGTTGCATG gttgcAAAATTCTGATTGGCACCACATCATTCATCAGTGGCAATTCTCTGCTGAAATCACTCTCACCAGTCGATGAAAGTTGA